From Lolium perenne isolate Kyuss_39 chromosome 5, Kyuss_2.0, whole genome shotgun sequence, a single genomic window includes:
- the LOC127302746 gene encoding aspartyl protease family protein 1 — protein sequence MAVRALLLLAALAAAAASGTEALSLDVHHRYSSTVREWAEAAGHPGHRAPPAGTAEYYAALAAHDLRRRSLASAPAPAPAPGGPLAFADGNDTFRFNAFGFLHYAVVALGTPNVTFLVALDTGSDLFWVPCDCVKCAPLSDPTYGDLRFDVYSPGKSSTSRKVPCSSSLCDLQTQCGAASSSCPYSIEYLSDNTSSNGVLVEDVLYLTTESGQSKITQVPITFGCGQVQTGSFLGSAAPNGLLGLGMDSKSVPSLLASKGIAANSFSMCFGEDGHGRINFGDTGSSDQLETPLNIYKQNPYYNISVTDVTVGNKTFGTKFSVVVDSGTSFTALSDPMYTEITTSFNAQAKEKKNQPDSSLPFEFCYTLSAKGDINTPNISLTTKGGSIFPVNNPIIGITDTSSKPIGYCLAIMKSEGVNLIGENFMSGLKVVFDRERLVLGWKTFNCYNVDNSSKLPVNPNPSSVPTKPALGPSSSNPEATRGPSPNITQIDVPQPSSSSSIQWHSSRTLIAGIALLCLASL from the exons ATGGCGGTGCGGGCTCTGCTCCTGCTCGCggccttggcggcggcggcggcatcaggGACGGAGGCGCTGAGCCTGGACGTGCACCACCGGTACTCGTCGACGGTGCgggagtgggcggaggcggcgggccacCCCGGACACCGCGCCCCACCGGCAGGCACGGCCGAGTACTACGCCGCGCTGGCGGCCCACGACCTGCGCCGCCGCTCCCTCGCTTCCGCACCAGCCCCCGCGCCAGCGCCCGGCGGCCCGCTCGCGTTCGCCGACGGCAACGACACCTTCCGCTTCAACGCCTTCGGATT CTTGCATTACGCGGTGGTGGCGCTGGGGACGCCGAACGTGACGTTCCTCGTGGCGCTCGACACCGGCAGCGACCTCTTCTGGGTGCCCTGCGACTGCGTCAAGTGCGCGCCGCTCTCCGACCCAACCTACGGC GATTTGAGGTTCGACGTGTACAGCCCCGGGAAGTCGAGCACCAGCCGGAAGGTGCCCTGCAGCAGCAGCCTCTGCGATCTCCAGACCCAATGCGGCGCCGCCAGCAGCAGCTGCCCCTACAGCATCGAGTACCTGTCCGACAACACCTCCTCCAACGGGGTGCTGGTGGAGGATGTCCTCTACCTGACCACCGAGTCCGGCCAATCCAAGATCACCCAGGTCCCCATTACATTCGG CTGTGGACAGGTCCAGACAGGTTCCTTCCTAGGCAGCGCGGCGCCCAACGGCCTGCTCGGGCTCGGCATGGACAGCAAGTCGGTGCCTAGCTTGCTGGCGAGCAAGGGAATCGCTGCTAACTCCTTCTCCATGTGCTTTGGAGAAGACGGTCATGGCAGGATCAACTTCGGGGACACCGGAAGCTCGGACCAGCTGGAAACACCGTTGAACATCTATAAACAGAA TCCGTATTACAACATTAGCGTCACCGACGTTACGGTCGGAAATAAAACGTTCGGCACCAAGTTCAGCGTGGTGGTGGACTCCGGTACCTCGTTCACCGCTCTCTCCGACCCGATGTATACCGAGATCACTACCTCT TTCAATGCACAAGCCAAAGAGAAGAAAAACCAGCCTGATTCTTCATTGCCGTTTGAGTTTTGCTACACCCTAAG TGCCAAGGGAGACATTAACACTCCAAACATAAGTCTGACGACGAAAGGTGGCAGTATATTTCCTGTCAATAACCCAATCATTGGCATAACAGATACTTCTTCG AAACCAATTGGCTATTGCTTGGCTATCATGAAGAGTGAAGGTGTTAACTTAATTGGCG AGAATTTCATGTCCGGGCTGAAGGTTGTGTTCGACCGTGAGAGGCTTGTCCTGGGCTGGAAAACATTCAATT GCTACAACGTCGACAACTCAAGCAAGCTTCCTGTGAACCCGAATCCTTCATCCGTTCCTACGAAACCCGCCTTGGGGCCAAGCAGCTCTAATCCGGAAGCCACAAGGGGTCCTTCGCCAAACATCACCCAGATCGACGTGCCCCAGCCTTCATCCAGCTCGTCTATCCAGTGGCACTCAAGCCGGACCCTCATCGCCGGCATTGCTCTGCTGTGCTTGGCCAGCCTTTGA